The Sorangiineae bacterium MSr11954 DNA segment CCGTGGTGACGGGGCGGTTCGTACGCTTCTGTGCCGATGACGCGGACGACGAAGGAGACGAATGTGGGGATGACATGAAGTACGTCGCTAGAGCTATTCTCCCGGCATGGGAAGGGACTGTGAGCTTCCGTCGGCCGTTGGGATGACGCTCTCCGCGTGCGGGTGAGAGACCCCACCCTCGGAAGCGTGCTTCCTTTGGCCTCTTTCGGCGCCGGGAACCACGTCGAACTCACCCGGGCCTTTCATCCGGAACAGCTTGCGAAGTTTTTGCGACGCGTCGTCGAAGAGCGAGTAGGCCACCGGGGTCGCGAGCAAAGTCAGCAGCAGCGACAAGAGCTGACCGCCCACCACCACGCCCGCCGTCGCGCGGTTGTACCCTGCGCCCACGCCCTTCGACAGGATGAGCGGGATCATTCCGGCCACGAAGGCCAGGGTGGTCATCAGAATGGGACGCAGACGATCGCGGTTGCCGGCGAGGATCGCCTCCAGCCTCGGCATGCCCTCGCGCCGCAGCTGGTTGGTGTGATCGATCTGGAGGATGGAGTTCTTCTTGACCACCCCGAAGAGCACCAGGATGCCCAGCATCGAGTAGATGTCGATGGCCTGCTTGAACAGGATGATCGAGAGGAACGCGAAGGGGAGGGTGAGCGGGAGGCTTAAGAGGATGGTGAACGGGTGCAGCCACGACTCGAACTGCGCCGCCAGCACCAGGTACATGAAGACGAACGACAGACCGATGGCGAGCAGGAAGTTCTTCAGGGTGCGCCCCATCTCGCGGGTCTGGCCCGTGGGCGCCGCCACGTAGTCGGCCGGGAGCTTCTCCTCGTCGATGATCTTCTTGAGCGCCTCGGCGATCGTGCCCTCGCCCACCCCCGGGATGACGTTGGCCAGCATGGTCACCACGCGCTGCCGATTGAGGTGGCGGATCTCGGCCGGTCCCGTGCCGCGTTTGAGATCGACCACGTCGCTCAGCGGAACGAAGCCCAGGCGCTTGGACGGAACGGTGAGCAGGCGGAGCCCCGTGGCGTCGGCGCGGTACTGCGGCTCGGCGCGCACGCGCACGTCGTACTGTTCGCCGTGCTCCTCGTAGTTCGACACCTCGTCGCCCTCGACCAAGAGCCGGAGCGCGTCGGCGATGTCGGTCACCTGCACGCCCAGATCGGCGGCGCGCGCGCGGTTGATGTACACGCCCAGCTCGGGCTTGCCCAAGATGAGCGACGAGTCCACGTCGACGGCGCCGTGCACCTTTCGAAGCTTGGGGAGCACGTGGCTGGTGACCTCCTCCAGCTTCCGTAGATCCGGCCCCCGCACCGTGTACTGGATCTTCGCGGTCGAGAACCCGCCGCCGGAGAAGGCGCCGATCTCCGAGATCGTGATGCGCAGATCCTTCGGTTGCTTCGGCACCAGCTCGTTGCGGAGCTGGTTCATCACCTGCTCCTGTTTCTGATCCGGGCGCTGCGCCGGATCGGTCATGCGCACGTAGATGCGGGCGGCGTTCTGCGTTTTGTAGGCGTCGCCGCCCACGGTGACCAAGGTGTGGGACACCGTCGGGTACGTGCGGATCTCGCGGGCCATGCGCTCGCCGATCAGCTCCGTCTGCGCCAAGCTGGTGCCCTCGGGGGCGCGCACGACCACCTCGAACTGCGCGTCGTCGTTGCGCGGGAGGAAGCCCTTGTTGGCGGCGCCGGCCAGCGGGAAGCACGAGCCCAAGGTGAGGGTGGCCATCACCACCACGATCCACCGCCGGCGCATCACGAAGCCGAGGATGGCCATGTAGACGCGCTCGACGGGGCGGTAAAAGACGTTGACGATGCGCTCGCCCAGAGGTTCTTGGGCGCCGTGGGTGCGCTCGCTCTTCGGTTTGAGCCAGCGCGACGCCATCATCGGCGTGAGGGTAAAGCTCACCAGCAGCGACACGGCGATGGCGAAGGCCATGGTGACGCCGAAGCTCTTGAGGAAGCGCCCCGGGATGCCCCCCATGAACGCCACCGGCAAGAACACCGCGATGAGCGAGAGGGTGGTCGCGAGCACCGCCAGGCCGATTTCCTTGGTGCCATCGAGCGCGGCCTGCTCCGGCTTCTTCCCCTTCTCGTCGATGTGGCGCCAGATGTTCTCCAGCACCACGATCGCGTCGTCGATGACGATGCCGACGGCCAGGGCCAGGGCGAGCAAGGTGATGGTGTTGAGCGTGAACTGCTCGATCCACATCAAGGCAAAGGTGCCGACGATGCTCGTGGGGATGGCGATGGCGGCGATGATCGTGCTTCGCAGGTTGCCGAGGAAGACGAGCACCACCAAGGCGGCCAGGATGGCGCCCACGATCAAGTGCTCGCGCACGGCGTCGACGCTGGTGCGAATGACCCCCGAGTCGTCGCGCACCGGCTCCAGCTGGTAGCCGG contains these protein-coding regions:
- a CDS encoding efflux RND transporter permease subunit → MQWLAAICVRRPIFATVLILVICVVGLFGYLQLGVDRFPKVDLPIVTVTTRLPGAAPEDVETEITEKIEEAVNTVSGIDELGSITTEGVSQVNITFILEKDADIAAQEVRDRLNTILPDLPKDIEQPTVQKLDPDVSPIVYLALNAPGHPIQEITEYADKRIRRLLETIDGVGQVQVVGGQERQVNVWIDPIALRGAGVTAIDVEKAISKQNLTTPGGRVDTGPEQLTLRIHGRVGRPEEIGELVVRQAAGHSIRVKDVARVEDGAEERETAAQLDGKRTVTLQVRKQSGSNTVKVADAIKTRIEELKKTLPAGYQLEPVRDDSGVIRTSVDAVREHLIVGAILAALVVLVFLGNLRSTIIAAIAIPTSIVGTFALMWIEQFTLNTITLLALALAVGIVIDDAIVVLENIWRHIDEKGKKPEQAALDGTKEIGLAVLATTLSLIAVFLPVAFMGGIPGRFLKSFGVTMAFAIAVSLLVSFTLTPMMASRWLKPKSERTHGAQEPLGERIVNVFYRPVERVYMAILGFVMRRRWIVVVMATLTLGSCFPLAGAANKGFLPRNDDAQFEVVVRAPEGTSLAQTELIGERMAREIRTYPTVSHTLVTVGGDAYKTQNAARIYVRMTDPAQRPDQKQEQVMNQLRNELVPKQPKDLRITISEIGAFSGGGFSTAKIQYTVRGPDLRKLEEVTSHVLPKLRKVHGAVDVDSSLILGKPELGVYINRARAADLGVQVTDIADALRLLVEGDEVSNYEEHGEQYDVRVRAEPQYRADATGLRLLTVPSKRLGFVPLSDVVDLKRGTGPAEIRHLNRQRVVTMLANVIPGVGEGTIAEALKKIIDEEKLPADYVAAPTGQTREMGRTLKNFLLAIGLSFVFMYLVLAAQFESWLHPFTILLSLPLTLPFAFLSIILFKQAIDIYSMLGILVLFGVVKKNSILQIDHTNQLRREGMPRLEAILAGNRDRLRPILMTTLAFVAGMIPLILSKGVGAGYNRATAGVVVGGQLLSLLLTLLATPVAYSLFDDASQKLRKLFRMKGPGEFDVVPGAERGQRKHASEGGVSHPHAESVIPTADGSSQSLPMPGE